The Streptomyces sp. CC0208 genome window below encodes:
- a CDS encoding VOC family protein: MNAIPARLDHLVLATPDLAATVADFTRRTGVSPAPGGVHVGLGTRNHLVSLGGTAYLEIIGPDPEQPEPMGPRPFGVDALAAARTVTWAISPPDLDAAVATARIRGYDPGEIRPMSRRRPDGTLLEWRLTNGDTQHPSGLVPFLIDWGATAHPTASGLPTTVLRSLTATAPAPHEIRPLLAALDTELPLTEGPVGLSFTVDTPRGPVTFG, translated from the coding sequence GTGAACGCGATTCCCGCCCGGCTGGACCATCTCGTCCTGGCGACCCCCGACCTGGCGGCGACGGTCGCCGACTTCACGCGGCGCACCGGTGTGAGCCCCGCCCCCGGGGGTGTGCATGTCGGTCTCGGCACCCGCAACCATCTCGTGTCGCTGGGCGGCACCGCCTATCTGGAGATCATCGGCCCGGATCCGGAGCAGCCGGAGCCGATGGGGCCGCGTCCCTTCGGCGTCGACGCGCTCGCCGCTGCCCGCACGGTCACCTGGGCGATCAGCCCGCCCGACCTGGACGCGGCGGTGGCGACGGCCCGGATCCGCGGTTACGACCCCGGCGAGATCCGCCCGATGAGCCGCCGCCGGCCCGACGGCACCCTGCTGGAGTGGCGCCTCACGAACGGCGACACCCAGCATCCCTCCGGCCTGGTCCCCTTCCTCATCGACTGGGGCGCCACCGCGCACCCGACGGCCTCGGGCCTGCCCACCACTGTCCTGCGCTCCCTGACCGCGACCGCCCCGGCGCCGCACGAGATCCGTCCGCTCCTCGCCGCCCTCGACACCGAACTCCCCCTCACCGAGGGACCGGTGGGCCTCTCCTTCACGGTGGACACCCCGCGGGGACCGGTGACCTTCGGCTGA
- a CDS encoding VOC family protein, giving the protein MTPRFDAIGLVASDMAASVAFYRRLGFPFPEGSEAQPHAEAELPGGVRLMLDTEDTVRSFHPGWRAPAAGSRTGLALRCDSPAEVDAVYEELVGEGFHGELKPWNADWGQRYASLHDPDGNSVDLYAPLPGGE; this is encoded by the coding sequence ATGACTCCACGATTCGACGCCATCGGACTGGTGGCCTCCGACATGGCCGCCTCCGTCGCCTTCTACCGGCGGCTCGGGTTCCCGTTCCCCGAAGGGTCGGAGGCCCAGCCGCACGCGGAGGCCGAACTGCCGGGCGGTGTACGGCTGATGCTCGACACCGAGGACACGGTCCGCTCCTTCCACCCCGGGTGGCGGGCGCCGGCCGCCGGCAGCCGCACCGGGCTCGCGCTGCGGTGCGACAGCCCGGCCGAGGTCGACGCGGTGTACGAGGAGCTGGTGGGCGAGGGTTTCCACGGGGAGCTCAAGCCGTGGAACGCCGACTGGGGCCAGCGGTACGCGTCCCTGCACGACCCCGACGGCAACAGCGTCGACCTGTACGCCCCGCTACCCGGCGGCGAGTAG
- a CDS encoding helix-turn-helix domain-containing protein, with protein sequence MYTERPSRLAGAVIWTGDGSGRVLPDGCMDLLWHEERLLVAGPDTRAYVTDGAPSTWTGLRFPPGCAPAFLGVPAHELRDRRVELADLWPVSEVRRLRSRTAKASVPATALENIALERAAPPDPALRALVAALDAGRPVAATADEIGLGARQLHRKSLVAFGYGPKTLARILRLRRALALAGAGVPFAETAARCGFADQAHLARDVRELAGVPLGRLLAAG encoded by the coding sequence GTGTACACGGAACGGCCGTCCCGGCTAGCCGGTGCCGTCATCTGGACCGGTGACGGGTCCGGACGTGTCCTGCCCGACGGGTGCATGGATCTGCTCTGGCACGAGGAGCGACTGCTCGTCGCCGGGCCCGATACCCGCGCGTACGTCACCGACGGCGCCCCCAGCACCTGGACCGGCCTGCGCTTCCCTCCCGGTTGCGCGCCCGCCTTCCTCGGGGTGCCCGCCCATGAACTGCGGGACCGGCGGGTGGAGTTGGCCGATCTCTGGCCCGTGTCGGAGGTACGGCGGCTGCGGAGCCGTACAGCCAAGGCCTCCGTCCCCGCCACCGCGCTCGAAAACATCGCCCTGGAGCGCGCGGCCCCTCCCGACCCCGCGCTGCGGGCCCTCGTCGCCGCTCTCGACGCGGGCCGTCCCGTCGCCGCGACCGCCGACGAGATCGGCCTCGGGGCACGGCAGTTGCACCGGAAGTCGCTCGTGGCGTTCGGGTACGGGCCGAAGACCCTGGCCCGGATCCTGCGGCTGCGGCGGGCCCTCGCGCTGGCCGGGGCCGGAGTGCCGTTCGCGGAGACGGCTGCGCGGTGCGGCTTCGCCGACCAGGCCCATCTCGCGCGGGACGTGAGGGAGTTGGCGGGCGTGCCGCTCGGGCGTCTACTCGCCGCCGGGTAG
- a CDS encoding AraC family transcriptional regulator, with protein MDALAGLLEGPRARGAFMIRACFDPPWAVRIEDRAPLTVMLMVRGEAVVLPDAGEPVRLRPGDLAIARGPDPYTCADDPGTAPQALILPGAECSYPDGRSLNGSMDLGVRTWGDRLDGGTVVLIGTYLMEGEISNRLLDALPPLLSLTTDVWKCPLTPLLMEEIVRDEPGQEVVLDRMLDLLVIAALRAWFSRPEAKAPAWYAALADPVVGRVLRLMQDDPAHPWTVASLAAKAGVSRAALARRFSELVGEPVMTYLTGWRLALAADRLREGNATLEAIARQVGYGSAFALSSAFKRGYGVSPQEFRLRVGPT; from the coding sequence ATGGACGCTCTGGCAGGCCTGCTGGAAGGACCGCGGGCGCGTGGCGCCTTCATGATCCGCGCGTGTTTCGACCCGCCGTGGGCGGTGCGGATCGAGGACCGGGCACCGCTGACGGTCATGCTGATGGTCCGCGGGGAAGCCGTGGTCCTGCCCGACGCGGGCGAGCCGGTCCGCCTGCGCCCCGGCGACCTAGCCATCGCCCGCGGCCCCGACCCCTACACCTGCGCCGACGACCCCGGTACGGCCCCGCAGGCGCTGATCCTGCCCGGCGCGGAGTGCAGCTACCCCGACGGACGGTCCCTGAACGGCTCCATGGACCTCGGCGTGCGCACCTGGGGCGACCGGCTCGACGGCGGGACGGTGGTCCTCATCGGGACGTATCTGATGGAGGGCGAGATCAGCAACCGGCTCCTGGACGCGCTGCCACCGCTGCTGTCGCTCACCACGGACGTGTGGAAGTGCCCGCTGACCCCCCTCCTCATGGAGGAGATCGTGCGCGACGAGCCGGGGCAGGAGGTCGTCCTGGACCGGATGCTGGACCTGCTGGTCATCGCGGCGCTCCGGGCCTGGTTCTCCCGGCCCGAGGCAAAGGCGCCCGCGTGGTACGCGGCGCTGGCGGACCCTGTGGTGGGGCGGGTGCTGCGGCTGATGCAGGACGATCCCGCGCATCCGTGGACGGTGGCCTCCCTCGCCGCCAAGGCGGGGGTGTCGCGTGCGGCGCTCGCCCGGCGGTTCAGCGAGCTGGTGGGGGAGCCGGTGATGACGTATCTGACCGGGTGGCGCCTCGCGTTGGCGGCGGACCGGCTGCGGGAGGGGAACGCGACGCTGGAGGCGATCGCCCGGCAGGTGGGGTACGGCAGCGCGTTCGCGCTGTCCAGCGCGTTCAAGAGGGGCTACGGGGTCAGCCCGCAGGAGTTCCGGCTGCGGGTCGGCCCGACGTAG
- a CDS encoding NAD(P)H-binding protein, translating into MTQNTRNTTVVVTGASGRTGSRVARSAQAAGLRVRAASRAQGFDWQDRSTWAQVLRGADAAYLVYPSDIGAPGAAEAVGAVAREAVGAGVRRLVLLSSRGQDRARDAEEALRASGADWTVVRAAWFAQNFSEGPLVEELRLSGELVFPAGEVREPFVDVRDIGDVVVAALAWGDRYVGDTITVSGPRLLTFGEAVAEIAKAAGRELTYRAVSPEQYGENLLAFGVPADEVEALIEAFTQLLDGRNAHLSDGVQQVLGREPRDFTDFAREAAAAETWKS; encoded by the coding sequence ATGACACAGAACACGCGGAACACGACGGTGGTGGTGACCGGCGCCTCGGGCCGTACGGGGAGCCGGGTGGCGCGGTCCGCTCAGGCCGCGGGGCTGAGGGTGCGGGCGGCCTCGCGGGCCCAGGGGTTCGACTGGCAGGACCGGTCCACGTGGGCGCAGGTGCTGCGGGGGGCGGACGCGGCGTATCTGGTGTACCCCTCGGACATCGGCGCCCCGGGGGCCGCCGAGGCGGTCGGGGCGGTCGCGCGGGAGGCGGTGGGGGCCGGCGTACGACGGCTGGTGCTGCTGTCGTCGCGGGGGCAGGACCGGGCACGGGACGCGGAGGAGGCGCTGCGTGCGTCGGGGGCCGACTGGACGGTCGTGCGGGCCGCGTGGTTCGCGCAGAACTTCAGTGAGGGGCCGCTGGTCGAGGAGCTGCGGCTGAGCGGGGAGCTGGTGTTCCCGGCGGGCGAGGTGCGGGAGCCGTTCGTGGATGTGCGGGACATCGGGGACGTGGTGGTGGCCGCGCTGGCATGGGGCGACCGGTACGTCGGGGACACGATCACCGTCTCCGGCCCACGGTTGCTGACCTTCGGCGAGGCGGTGGCGGAGATCGCGAAGGCGGCGGGGCGGGAGCTGACGTACCGGGCGGTGTCACCGGAGCAGTACGGGGAGAACCTGCTCGCGTTCGGGGTACCGGCGGACGAGGTGGAGGCGCTCATCGAGGCGTTCACGCAGCTCCTGGACGGCCGCAACGCCCATCTCTCGGACGGCGTCCAGCAGGTCCTGGGCCGCGAGCCCCGGGACTTCACGGACTTCGCGAGGGAGGCGGCGGCTGCGGAAACGTGGAAGTCCTGA